In the Brachyhypopomus gauderio isolate BG-103 chromosome 4, BGAUD_0.2, whole genome shotgun sequence genome, one interval contains:
- the creb1b gene encoding cyclic AMP-responsive element-binding protein 1b — protein METGAEGQQVGDTAVAESETQQITQAQIATLAQVSVATGHATSTGPTVTLVQLPNGQTVQVHGVIQAAQPSVIQSPQVQTVQISTVAESEDSQESVDSVTDSQKRREILSRRPSYRKILNDLSSDAPGVPRIEEEKSEEDTAPAITTVTVPTPIYQTSSGQYIAITQGGAIQLANNGTDGVAGLQTLTMTNAAAAQPGTTILQYAQTSDGQQILVPSNQVVVQAASGDVQAYQIRTAPASTIAPGVVMASSPALPTQGGAEEATRKREVRLMKNREAARECRRKKKEYVKCLENRVAVLENQNKTLIEELKALKDLYCHKSE, from the exons ATGGAGACCGGAGCTGAGGGCCAGCAGGTTGGGGACACAGCTGTGGCTGAGAGCGAGACCCAACAGATCACTCAGGCGCAGATCGCCACACTGGCCCAG GTGTCGGTGGCTACGGGTCATGCCACCAGTACTGGGCCCACGGTCACCCTGGTGCAGTTGCCCAACGGACAGACGGTGCAGGTGCACGGCGTGATCCAGGCGGCCCAGCCCTCCGTCATCCAGTCCCCGCAGGTGCAGACGGTCCAG ATCTCCACGGTAGCCGAGAGTGAAGATTCGCAGGAGTCTGTGGACAGCGTGACGGACTCTCAGAAGCGCAGGGAGATCCTCTCCAGACGCCCGTCCTACAG GAAGATTCTGAACGACCTGTCGTCAGACGCCCCAGGAGTGCCGCGGATCGAAGAGGAGAAATCTGAGGAAGACACGGCACCAGCCATCACGACCGTTACCGTGCCAACTCCCATTTACCAGACCAGCAGTGGCCAGTACA TTGCGATCACACAGGGCGGAGCCATCCAGCTGGCCAATAACGGCACGGATGGCGTTGCAGGCCTGCAGACCCTCACCATGACCAACGCGGCGGCCGCTCAGCCGGGCACCACCATCCTGCAATACGCCCAGACCAGCGACGGCCAGCAGATCCTGGTCCCTAGCAACCAGGTGGTGGTTCAAG CTGCCTCGGGGGATGTCCAGGCTTACCAGATCCGCACGGCGCCGGCAAGCACCATCGCCCCGGGCGTGGTCATGGCATCGTCGCCCGCCCTGCCCACCCAAGGGGGCGCTGAGGAGGCCACGCGAAAGAGGGAGGTGCGGCTTATGAAGAACAG GGAAGCAGCTCGGGAATGCCGTCGAAAGAAGAAGGAATACGTCAAGTGTCTGGAAAACCGTGTGGCAGTTTTGGAGAACCAGAATAAGACACTCATCGAGGAGCTCAAAGCCCTCAAAGACCTGTACTGCCATAAATCTGAGTAA